A genome region from Hevea brasiliensis isolate MT/VB/25A 57/8 chromosome 7, ASM3005281v1, whole genome shotgun sequence includes the following:
- the LOC131181634 gene encoding uncharacterized protein LOC131181634 encodes MKVKRFLKGLDNKYANLAMLLNQPFDVVVDWARQIEISYMGNDRSRTKKNIAKGSSSMPHISTMGGGSQGHQGRKSGGNKKAGLKHRARGFKLGYGSSSGQSLSYSSSESGSGSSLAPCTQCGRGRCSFEDRSGGRSQFQSFASQGRVQVQVFTLTHQDDQASNAVVAGILSVYSFEARVLIDSSVMHSFTSPIFTLRLGRNPTALECPLSIATSFSDNIDVDIVFLFSPVVVDRKILPANLVPLPMMDFDVILGMDWLYLALIRDTSVESVSVKDVPIVREFVDVFPEELLGLPSDQEIEFCVDIVLLDKGFIQPSTSPWGAPILFMRKKDRSLRLCIDYRQLNKVTVKNKYPLPLIDDLFDQQQGARYFSKIDLRSGYHHLRIRSKDVSKIAFRTRYGHFEFLVMSFGLTNAPTAFMDLMNEVIRPFLDRFVIVFINDILVYSCTEEEHVWHLRMVLQTLSGHQLYAKISKYESWLESISFLGHVVSSEGIQVDPKEN; translated from the exons ATGAAAGTGAAAAGATTTCTGAAGGGGCTAGACAATAAGTATGCAAACTTGGCTATGTTGTTAAACCAGccatttgatgtggtagttgattggGCCAGACAGATTGAAATTAGTTATATGGGAAATGATAGGAGTAGAACAAAGAAAAATATAGCTAAAGGGTCATCAAGTATGCCACATATAAGCACCATGGGTGGTGGTAGCCAGGGCCACCAAGGTAGAAAGAGTGGAGGGAACAAAAAAGCAGGCCTCAAACATAGAGCCAGAGGATTCAAGCTAGGCTATGGGTCTAGCAGTGGACAGAGTTTGAGCTATAGTAGTTCTGAATCTGGTTCAGGGTCTTCTTTAGCACCTTGTACACAATGTGGGAGA GGAAGATGCAGCTTTGAAGATAGATCTGGGGGTAGAAGCCAATTCCAGAGTTTTGCATCTCAAGGTAGAGTACAGGTTCAAGTTTTCACTCTGACACACCAGGATGATCAGGCTTCAAATGCAGTAGTGGCAGGTATTCTTTCAGTGTATTCTTTTGAGGCACGTGTCTTGATAGACTCGAGTGTTATGCACTCATTTACTTCCCCTATATTCACCTTAAGATTGGGTAGGAATCCTACAGCTCTAGAGTGTCCCTTGTCTATAGCTACCTcttttagtgacaacatagatgtagatatagtTTTTTTGTTTAGCCCAGTAGTAGTTGATAGAAAGATCCTTCCTGCAAACTTGGTTCCTTTGCCAATGATGGATTTTGATgtgatcttggggatggattggttataTTTGGCATTGATAAGGGACACATCTGTTGAAAGTGTCAGTGTGAAAGATGTTCCTATTGTTAGGGAATttgtggatgtgtttcctgaagaacttTTAGGGTTGCCATCAGACCAAGAGATAGAGTTCTGTGTAGACATTGTG CTTCTAGACAAGGGTTTCATCCAGccaagcacttcaccttggggtgctCCTATTCTATTCATGAGGAAGAAGGATAGAtctttgaggttgtgtattgattatagacaactgaataaagtgactgttaaGAACAAATATCCACTTCCTTTGATTGATGACCTATTTGACCAGCAACaaggagcaaggtacttttcaaaAATAGACTTGCGGTCAGGTTATCACCATCTAAGGATCAGAAGTAAGGATGTGTCAAAGATAGCATTCAGGACTAGGTATGGTCATtttgagttcctggtgatgtcttttgggctcactaatgcaccaacggCCTTTATGGATTTAATGAACGAGGTGATTAGGCCGTTCCTGGATCGTTTTGTCATCGTCTTCAtaaatgacattttggtatattccTGCACTGAGGAAGAGCATGTTTGGCACCTAAGGATGGTACTGCAAACCTTAAGTGGGCATCAACTATAtgcaaaaatttcaaaatatgaGTCCTGGCTGGAGagtatctcattcttgggacatgtggtctctagtgaaggtattcaggtGGATCCCAAAGAAAATTGA
- the LOC110662278 gene encoding uncharacterized protein LOC110662278 isoform X1 has translation MPYTRMDSRVDAIERSLGALEEGMMRMAGEREQSERKVSGVMEEMAQKRKRLEKLDLLESMIAQLLKGKVNETESEGISASPLQYTHSGQTSSQRNQVPLVVTDDLQVTAKKVELPNFDGQDPVGWLARADQYFSAHQTPVETKVPLALVCMEGVALHWVRWLKQLSVELLQRFGGDAFASPYERLATVRQDGSVDDFIDEFVARAAQVLGITDQFYIGFFLNGLKAEIRVRIRSQDTGDIFRLMTLAREVERELLHTGMTKTVGEKSPDAGGRWSFGSGPSYKAGGLGFSKQAQQQFKAQTDWVGATKEKVQSKVGNIAQKEIQRLPAPPLTQNKSQQQFSNKSRGTRHLSHQEFDELRMKGLCYHCKQPYHPMHECPKKTLRVIIVGDDEEASEEGESVDGEANQSPMIIIEVDDGQITQLELPLFSVGGISRPMTMKIRGRLKGHELTVMVDSGASHNFIANNLVTQLGLPVQFTPTFGVKLGDGHRSESRGMCTYLVVKFGSFNIQTDCYLFPLGGVDMLLGIAWLETLGDVKVNWAKMTMYFNHNGSIVSLTGDSSLTRALASVSSIEKLDDVEYYTLLWEASPEMRLTLTDANLEREKQDQLRVLLEQFQPVFNDNFGLPSYRPTDHRIPLLPGIAPISVRPYRYAHGQKDEIQKLVAEMLSAGIIQPSSSPFSSPILLVRKKDGSWRFCVDYRALNKVTVPDKYPIPVIQEMLDELHGAMYFSKVDLRARYHQIRVHKADVPKIAFCTHSGHYEFLVMPFGLTNALATFQATMNDLFRPYL, from the coding sequence ATGCCATACACTCGGATGGATTCTAGAGTAGATGCAATAGAGAGGAGTTTGGGTGCATTAGAAGAAGGAATGATGAGGATGGCAGGAGAACGGGAGCAGAGTGAGAGAAAGGTAAGTGGAGTTATGGAGGAGATGGCTCAGAAAAGGAAACGATTAGAGAAGCTAGACTTATTGGAAAGCATGATAGCACAGTTGCTAAAGGGAAAAGTTAATGAAACAGAATCAGAAGGGATATCAGCCTCTCCATTGCAATATACACATTCGGGACAAACATCTAGCCAGCGCAACCAGGTCCCTTTGGTAGTCACGGACGATTTACAAGTTACTGCCAAAAAAGTGGAGCTACCTAATTTCGATGGACAAGATCCTGTAGGGTGGTTGGCTCGAGCTGACCAATATTTTTCCGCTCATCAAACCCCTGTGGAGACGAAAGTTCCTTTGGCTCTGGTTTGTATGGAAGGTGTTGCATTACATTGGGTACGTTGGTTGAAACAATTATCAGTGGAATTGTTGCAAAGGTTTGGGGGAGATGCTTTTGCTAGCCCTTATGAAAGGTTGGCAACTGTTCGTCAAGATGGGTCAGTAGATGATTTTATTGATGAATTTGTGGCAAGAGCGGCACAAGTTCTTGGAATTACAGACCAGTTTTATATTGGGTTTTTCTTGAATGGATTAAAGGCAGAAATAAGAGTAAGGATTCGATCCCAGGATACCGGAGACATTTTTCGATTGATGACTCTGGCTCGAGAAGTTGAAAGAGAGCTCTTGCACACTGGAATGACAAAGACTGTTGGTGAGAAATCACCAGATGCAGGAGGACGATGGAGCTTTGGTTCTGGGCCAAGTTATAAAGCTGGAGGCCTAGGCTTTTCTAAACAAGCCCAACAACAATTTAAGGCTCAGACTGATTGGGTAGGGGCAACTAAAGAGAAAGTTCAGTCCAAAGTTGGGAATATTGCACAGAAAGAGATCCAAAGATTGCCAGCTCCACCATTAACGCAAAACAAGAGTCAGCAGCAATTCTCCAACAAAAGTAGAGGAACTCGTCATCTTTCCCACCAGGAATTTGATGAATTACGAATGAAGGGACTGTGCTATCATTGCAAGCAGCCGTATCATCCTATGCATGAATGCCCAAAGAAAACGTTACGAGTAATCATTGTTGGAGATGACGAGGAAGCATCGGAAGAAGGCGAATCAGTGGACGGGGAAGCTAATCAGAGTCCTATGATAATCATAGAGGTGGATGATGGCCAAATTACTCAATTGGAACTGCCTTTATTTTCGGTAGGTGGAATTTCTCGACCGATGACAATGAAAATTCGAGGAAGGTTGAAGGGGCATGAATTGACAGTGATGGTGGATAGTGGGGCGAGCCACAATTTCATAGCAAATAATCTGGTGACTCAGTTAGGATTACCTGTTCAATTCACTCCCACTTTTGGAGTAAAACTGGGCGATGGTCATAGGTCTGAATCACGCGGTATGTGTACTTATTTGGTTGTGAAATTCGGATCTTTCAATATTCAAACTGATTGCTACTTATTTCCTTTGGGGGGTGTGGATATGCTTTTGGGAATTGCATGGCTTGAGACACTGGGTGACGTGAAGGTTAATTGGGCAAAAATGACAATGTACTTTAATCACAATGGATCAATAGTATCGTTGACAGGGGATTCTTCATTAACTAGAGCTCTGGCTTCTGTGTCTTCTATTGAAAAATTAGATGATGTTGAATATTATACACTACTCTGGGAAGCTTCACCAGAGATGAGACTCACTCTTACAGATGCCAATTTGGAAAGGGAAAAACAGGATCAGCTACGGGTCCTACTAGAACAGTTTCAGCCAGTGTTTAATGACAATTTTGGTTTGCCTTCATATAGGCCAACAGACCATCGAATTCCGTTATTGCCGGGTATTGCTCCAATTAGTGTGCGTCCTTATCGCTATGCTCATGGACAAAAAGATGAAATTCAGAAATTGGTTGCTGAGATGTTATCTGCGGGAATTATCCAACCTAGTTCAAGTCCTTTTTCAAGTCCCATATTAttagtgagaaagaaagatggtagTTGGAGGTTTTGCGTGGACTACAGGGCTTTAAACAAGGTTACTGTGCCTGATAAATATCCAATTCCAGTCATACAAGAGATGTTGGATGAGTTACATGGAGCTATGTATTTTTCAAAGGTTGATCTTCGTGCTAGGTATCATCAAATTCGGGTACACAAGGCTGATGTTCCTAAGATTGCGTTCTGCACTCATTCGGGGCATTACGAATTTTTAGTCATGCCATTTGGCCTTACTAATGCCCTTGCCACCTTCCAAGCCACCATGAATGACTTATTTCGACCATACTTGTGA